Proteins co-encoded in one Juglans regia cultivar Chandler chromosome 16, Walnut 2.0, whole genome shotgun sequence genomic window:
- the LOC108989837 gene encoding hydroxyproline O-galactosyltransferase GALT6-like isoform X1: MKRAKLETLASPSRLRLLQLLMGVVLLYLLFMSFEIPLVFRTGFQSDSDDGAFGFLEDTLPGLVPLESGEELSGEDSLPKQRMRQFRKVSGLVFNDSRFDSIAGKDEFSELHKEAKRAWVVGKRLWDDLDSGKIKLNAKTQPENGSESCSLSISLSGNEFRGQNRVLVLPCGLTLWSHITVVGTPRWAHPEYDPKISLLKEGDEPAMVSQFMMELQGLKTVDGEDPPRILHFNPRLKGDWSGKPVIEQNTCYRMQWGSALRCEGWKSRADDETVDGQVKCEKWIRDDNDHSEESKVTWWLSRLIGRTKKVSIDWPYPFAEGKLFVLTLSAGLEGYHVNVDGRHVTSFPYRTGFVLEDATGLTVNGDIDVYSVYAASLPTSHPSFGPQMHLEMFTKWKAPPIPNGHIELFIGILSAGNHFSERMAVRKSWLQHKLIKSSHVVARVFVALHGRKEVNLELKKEAEYFGDIVIVPYMDNYDLVVLKTIAICEYGVRTVAAKYIMKCDDDTFVRVTAVIKEVRKVDKGRSLYIGNMNYHHKPLRLGKWAVTYEEWPEEDYPPYANGPGYILSSDISQFIISEFEKQNLRLFKMEDVSVGMWVEQFNSSRPVQYLHSLKFCQFGCIEDYYTAHYQSPRQMTCLWDKLQSQGKAMCCNMR; the protein is encoded by the exons ATGAAGCGAGCAAAGCTCGAGACTTTGGCGTCGCCGAGTCGACTCAGACTGCTTCAACTTTTGATGGGCGTGGTGTTGCTTTACCTACTCTTCATGAGCTTCGAAATCCCCCTGGTTTTCCGGACCGGGTTCCAGTCGGATTCGGACGACGGGGCATTCGGGTTTCTCGAGGATACGTTGCCTGGGCTCGTGCCGTTGGAAAGCGGAGAGGAATTGTCCGGCGAGGACTCCCTGCCGAAACAGCGAATGCGCCAGTTCAGGAAAGTCTCGGGTTTGGTCTTCAACGACAGTCGATTCGATAGCATTGCCGGAAAGGACGAGTTTTCTGAGCTTCACAAGGAGGCGAAGCGAGCCTGGGTGGTGGGAAAGAGACTCTGGGACGATCTAGATTCCGGGAAGATCAAACTTAATGCGAAAACTCAGCCCGAGAACGGGTCGGAGTCGTGCTCGCTTTCCATTTCGCTATCCGGGAACGAGTTCCGGGGCCAGAACCGGGTACTGGTGCTCCCTTGCGGGCTAACGCTGTGGTCCCACATCACAGTGGTGGGGACTCCGCGGTGGGCCCATCCGGAGTACGATCCGAAGATATCGttgttgaaggaaggggacgaGCCGGCGATGGTTTCGCAGTTTATGATGGAGTTGCAGGGGCTGAAGACCGTGGACGGCGAGGATCCACCTAGGATTTTGCATTTCAACCCAAGGTTGAAAGGGGATTGGAGTGGGAAGCCGGTGATCGAGCAGAACACGTGTTATAGGATGCAGTGGGGCTCGGCGCTTAGGTGCGAGGGGTGGAAGTCTAGGGCGGATGACGAAACAG TTGATGGACAGGTGAAATGTGAAAAGTGGATTCGCGATGATAATGATCACTCAGAAGAATCAAAGGTAACGTGGTGGTTGAGCAGGCTGATCGGGCGGACAAAGAAGGTGTCTATAGATTGGCCGTACCCTTTTGCTGAAGGCAAATTATTTGTTCTAACACTGAGTGCAGGCTTGGAAGGTTACCATGTCAATGTAGATGGGAGGCATGTCACTTCTTTTCCTTATCGCACT GGATTTGTGCTTGAAGATGCCACGGGACTTACTGTCAATGGGGATATTGATGTGTATTCCGTGTATGCTGCTTCCTTACCCACATCGCATCCAAGCTTTGGACCGCAGATGCATCTTGAGATGTTTACTAAATGGAAAGCCCCACCTATTCCAAATGGTCATATTGAGCTTTTCATTGGCATCCTTTCTGCTGGAAACCATTTTTCTGAGCGAATGGCTGTGAGAAAATCTTGGCTGCAGCATAAGTTAATTAAATCTTCACATGTTGTGGCTCGGGTTTTTGTAGCACTG CATGGAAGAAAGGAAGTAAATCTGGAGCTAAAGAAAGAAGCAGAGTATTTTGGTGATATTGTTATTGTTCCTTACATGGATAATTATGATCTTGTTGTGTTGAAGACTATAGCAATCTGCGAATATGGG GTTCGCACAGTGGCTGCCAAGTATATCATGAAGTGTGATGATGATACATTTGTTAGGGTGACTGCCGTGATCAAGGAAGTGAGAAAAGTTGACAAAGGTAGAAGCCTTTATATTGGAAATATGAACTACCATCACAAGCCCCTCCGTCTTGGCAAATGGGCTGTAACATATGAG GAATGGCCAGAGGAAGATTATCCGCCTTATGCAAATGGTCCGGGTTACATTTTGTCATCTGACATATCACAGTTCATCATATCTGAGTTTGAAAAGCAAAACTTAAGA TTATTCAAGATGGAAGATGTGAGCGTGGGAATGTGGGTGGAGCAATTCAACAGTTCAAGACCAGTGCAGTATCTGCACAGCTTGAAGTTCTGCCAGTTCGGGTGCATTGAAGATTATTACACTGCACATTACCAATCTCCAAGACAAATGACATGCTTGTGGGACAAATTGCAATCCCAAGGAAAAGCCATGTGCTGCAACATGAGATGA
- the LOC108989837 gene encoding hydroxyproline O-galactosyltransferase GALT6-like isoform X2 — MKRAKLETLASPSRLRLLQLLMGVVLLYLLFMSFEIPLVFRTGFQSDSDDGAFGFLEDTLPGLVPLESGEELSGEDSLPKQRMRQFRKVSGLVFNDSRFDSIAGKDEFSELHKEAKRAWVVGKRLWDDLDSGKIKLNAKTQPENGSESCSLSISLSGNEFRGQNRVLVLPCGLTLWSHITVVGTPRWAHPEYDPKISLLKEGDEPAMVSQFMMELQGLKTVDGEDPPRILHFNPRLKGDWSGKPVIEQNTCYRMQWGSALRCEGWKSRADDETVDGQVKCEKWIRDDNDHSEESKVTWWLSRLIGRTKKVSIDWPYPFAEGKLFVLTLSAGLEGYHVNVDGRHVTSFPYRTGFVLEDATGLTVNGDIDVYSVYAASLPTSHPSFGPQMHLEMFTKWKAPPIPNGHIELFIGILSAGNHFSERMAVRKSWLQHKLIKSSHVVARVFVALHGRKEVNLELKKEAEYFGDIVIVPYMDNYDLVVLKTIAICEYGVRTVAAKYIMKCDDDTFVRVTAVIKEVRKVDKGRSLYIGNMNYHHKPLRLGKWAVTYELFKMEDVSVGMWVEQFNSSRPVQYLHSLKFCQFGCIEDYYTAHYQSPRQMTCLWDKLQSQGKAMCCNMR, encoded by the exons ATGAAGCGAGCAAAGCTCGAGACTTTGGCGTCGCCGAGTCGACTCAGACTGCTTCAACTTTTGATGGGCGTGGTGTTGCTTTACCTACTCTTCATGAGCTTCGAAATCCCCCTGGTTTTCCGGACCGGGTTCCAGTCGGATTCGGACGACGGGGCATTCGGGTTTCTCGAGGATACGTTGCCTGGGCTCGTGCCGTTGGAAAGCGGAGAGGAATTGTCCGGCGAGGACTCCCTGCCGAAACAGCGAATGCGCCAGTTCAGGAAAGTCTCGGGTTTGGTCTTCAACGACAGTCGATTCGATAGCATTGCCGGAAAGGACGAGTTTTCTGAGCTTCACAAGGAGGCGAAGCGAGCCTGGGTGGTGGGAAAGAGACTCTGGGACGATCTAGATTCCGGGAAGATCAAACTTAATGCGAAAACTCAGCCCGAGAACGGGTCGGAGTCGTGCTCGCTTTCCATTTCGCTATCCGGGAACGAGTTCCGGGGCCAGAACCGGGTACTGGTGCTCCCTTGCGGGCTAACGCTGTGGTCCCACATCACAGTGGTGGGGACTCCGCGGTGGGCCCATCCGGAGTACGATCCGAAGATATCGttgttgaaggaaggggacgaGCCGGCGATGGTTTCGCAGTTTATGATGGAGTTGCAGGGGCTGAAGACCGTGGACGGCGAGGATCCACCTAGGATTTTGCATTTCAACCCAAGGTTGAAAGGGGATTGGAGTGGGAAGCCGGTGATCGAGCAGAACACGTGTTATAGGATGCAGTGGGGCTCGGCGCTTAGGTGCGAGGGGTGGAAGTCTAGGGCGGATGACGAAACAG TTGATGGACAGGTGAAATGTGAAAAGTGGATTCGCGATGATAATGATCACTCAGAAGAATCAAAGGTAACGTGGTGGTTGAGCAGGCTGATCGGGCGGACAAAGAAGGTGTCTATAGATTGGCCGTACCCTTTTGCTGAAGGCAAATTATTTGTTCTAACACTGAGTGCAGGCTTGGAAGGTTACCATGTCAATGTAGATGGGAGGCATGTCACTTCTTTTCCTTATCGCACT GGATTTGTGCTTGAAGATGCCACGGGACTTACTGTCAATGGGGATATTGATGTGTATTCCGTGTATGCTGCTTCCTTACCCACATCGCATCCAAGCTTTGGACCGCAGATGCATCTTGAGATGTTTACTAAATGGAAAGCCCCACCTATTCCAAATGGTCATATTGAGCTTTTCATTGGCATCCTTTCTGCTGGAAACCATTTTTCTGAGCGAATGGCTGTGAGAAAATCTTGGCTGCAGCATAAGTTAATTAAATCTTCACATGTTGTGGCTCGGGTTTTTGTAGCACTG CATGGAAGAAAGGAAGTAAATCTGGAGCTAAAGAAAGAAGCAGAGTATTTTGGTGATATTGTTATTGTTCCTTACATGGATAATTATGATCTTGTTGTGTTGAAGACTATAGCAATCTGCGAATATGGG GTTCGCACAGTGGCTGCCAAGTATATCATGAAGTGTGATGATGATACATTTGTTAGGGTGACTGCCGTGATCAAGGAAGTGAGAAAAGTTGACAAAGGTAGAAGCCTTTATATTGGAAATATGAACTACCATCACAAGCCCCTCCGTCTTGGCAAATGGGCTGTAACATATGAG TTATTCAAGATGGAAGATGTGAGCGTGGGAATGTGGGTGGAGCAATTCAACAGTTCAAGACCAGTGCAGTATCTGCACAGCTTGAAGTTCTGCCAGTTCGGGTGCATTGAAGATTATTACACTGCACATTACCAATCTCCAAGACAAATGACATGCTTGTGGGACAAATTGCAATCCCAAGGAAAAGCCATGTGCTGCAACATGAGATGA